Proteins co-encoded in one Flavivirga eckloniae genomic window:
- a CDS encoding glycoside hydrolase family 16 protein produces the protein MKKLSLITMLLCLALITSCENELEEDQATENVSSSITTDKMSTKTSTAKSAWQNIFWDNFDGFNWSKWSKTNRTDYNSWRCRYLPEQVFIGSWQGDTFLVLRAEKWNSNQWKSGHVKSKQNFRPGNNEELRFKARIKFNAFDNNGWKPFHLTYGAWPAFWTVEENGWPTKGEIDIMEGYTFGQSWNDKYASNLFFGWQQGNNILNSSQSVNYYSNSVNAQGGWNDFEMRWSNQNGWNKVEIYVNNSLKKTYTNNNVSGLRLDQFSAHNIILNLNIGSNDELYLFDNTKNNVFNRTEVLVDYVSVDRRTL, from the coding sequence ATGAAAAAACTATCATTAATTACAATGCTGTTGTGCCTTGCTCTAATAACTTCCTGCGAAAATGAACTTGAGGAAGACCAAGCTACTGAAAATGTTTCCAGTTCTATAACTACAGATAAGATGTCAACCAAAACTTCAACAGCAAAATCTGCTTGGCAAAATATCTTTTGGGACAATTTCGACGGGTTTAACTGGAGTAAATGGTCAAAAACAAACAGAACAGATTATAACTCTTGGAGATGCAGATACCTACCAGAACAAGTTTTTATAGGTTCTTGGCAAGGAGATACTTTTTTGGTTTTAAGAGCCGAAAAATGGAATAGCAATCAATGGAAATCGGGACATGTAAAATCCAAACAGAATTTTAGACCTGGTAATAATGAAGAGCTACGTTTTAAAGCTAGAATTAAGTTTAATGCTTTTGATAATAACGGATGGAAACCTTTTCATCTAACTTATGGGGCTTGGCCAGCTTTCTGGACTGTTGAAGAGAACGGATGGCCAACAAAAGGCGAAATTGATATCATGGAAGGGTATACTTTTGGACAAAGTTGGAATGATAAATATGCGAGTAATCTTTTCTTCGGATGGCAGCAAGGCAATAATATTCTAAATTCTAGTCAATCTGTAAATTACTATAGCAATTCTGTTAATGCCCAAGGTGGTTGGAATGATTTTGAAATGCGCTGGTCTAATCAAAATGGATGGAATAAAGTGGAAATTTATGTAAACAACAGTTTAAAGAAAACATATACCAATAATAATGTAAGTGGTTTGCGTTTAGACCAGTTTTCAGCACATAATATAATCCTAAATTTAAATATCGGTTCTAATGATGAACTATATCTTTTCGATAACACGAAAAACAATGTATTTAACAGAACAGAAGTGTTAGTCGATTATGTTAGTGTAGACAGACGAACTTTATAG
- a CDS encoding class I SAM-dependent methyltransferase: MNTNDKYFSTNKATWNDKVKVHAKSEMYDLESFKQGKSSLMRYELEALGNVKGKSLLHLQCHFGQDTLSWSRLGAKCTGVDLSDEGIKLAQSLNRELNLDAEFVCCNVLNTSDVVKNTFDIVFTSYGVIGWLPDLKPWGQMIAERLKTGGTFFMAEFHPIVWMFDYLEAQPVMKYGYMQKDVIYEEYEGTYANEASKMVSKEYGWNHGLGEVVSVLTEAGLHVEYLKEYDESPYDVLPDLEKTESGMYVTKDKLYPLIFTLKATKS, from the coding sequence ATGAACACAAACGATAAATATTTTAGTACGAATAAAGCGACTTGGAATGATAAGGTAAAGGTACATGCCAAAAGCGAGATGTATGATTTAGAGTCTTTCAAACAAGGTAAATCTTCTTTAATGCGCTATGAGTTGGAAGCTCTTGGGAATGTAAAAGGAAAATCGCTTTTGCATTTACAATGTCATTTTGGACAAGATACATTAAGCTGGAGTAGGTTAGGGGCTAAATGTACGGGAGTTGATTTAAGCGATGAAGGTATTAAGTTGGCGCAAAGTTTAAACAGAGAATTAAATCTAGATGCGGAATTTGTTTGTTGTAATGTTTTAAATACTTCTGATGTTGTAAAAAATACTTTCGATATTGTTTTTACAAGTTATGGTGTGATTGGTTGGCTACCCGATTTAAAGCCTTGGGGGCAAATGATTGCTGAGCGTTTAAAAACAGGCGGTACGTTTTTTATGGCTGAATTTCATCCTATAGTCTGGATGTTCGATTATTTGGAAGCCCAACCGGTTATGAAATATGGGTATATGCAAAAAGATGTGATTTATGAAGAATATGAGGGAACGTATGCCAATGAAGCATCGAAAATGGTGAGTAAGGAATATGGGTGGAATCATGGGTTGGGTGAAGTTGTTTCTGTTTTAACTGAGGCTGGTTTGCATGTTGAATATTTAAAGGAGTATGACGAAAGTCCCTATGATGTTTTGCCGGATTTAGAAAAAACCGAATCTGGAATGTATGTAACAAAAGATAAATTGTACCCGTTAATCTTTACACTAAAGGCTACTAAATCGTAA